A genome region from Solanum stenotomum isolate F172 unplaced genomic scaffold, ASM1918654v1 scaffold19591, whole genome shotgun sequence includes the following:
- the LOC125850814 gene encoding putative receptor protein kinase ZmPK1, with the protein MKSLNLYHLFPFLVFSFLVLSFPLITSSRILLKGDSFSVKDDSHFITSPQKTFTCGFYPIESTSNAYYFGIWYTNSREKTVVWNAKQDRPVNLKGSKLTLRKNGALVLTDVDDTIVWQTNTTSFDVEKAEVLETGNLVLKNPKGDILWQSFDLPTDTLLPDQRFTKNHRLVPPLRKGSLSPGYFSLYFDNDNVLRMIYDGPXQFNCDIKIPILVYESMNCLFGIFYT; encoded by the coding sequence AtgaaaagtttgaatctttaccatctttttccctttttagttTTCTCATTTCTTGTTTTGTCTTTCCCTTTGATAACATCATCAAGAATTTTGCTTAAAGGTGATTCTTTTTCAGTTAAAGATGATTCACATTTCATTACTTCTCCACAAAAAACATTCACTTGTGGTTTTTATCCTATAGAAAGTACTAGTAATGCTTATTATTTTGGAATTTGGTATACAAATTCAAGAGAAAAAACTGTTgtttggaatgctaaacaagaTAGGCCTGTTAATCTCAAAGGGTCAAAGTTAACATTAAGAAAGAATGGAGCTTTAGTTTTAACAGATGTTGATGATACAATTGTTTGGCAAACAAACACAACATCATTTGATGTTGAAAAGGCTGAGGTTCTTGAAACAGGAAACTTAGTATTGAAGAATCCTAAAGGTGATATTTTGTGGCAGAGTTTTGATTTGCCTACTGATACTTTATTGCCTGATCAAAGATTTACCAAGAATCATAGATTAGTTCCTCCTTTGAGGAAAGGGAGTTTATCACCTGGATACTTTAGTTTGTACTTTGATAATGATAATGTATTGAGAATGATTTATGATGGTCCTTNACAATTCAACTGTGATATTAAGATCCCAATTTTGGTCTATGAGTCAATGAATTGTCTCTTTGGAATTTTTTATACATGA
- the LOC125850815 gene encoding putative receptor protein kinase ZmPK1: MKSLKLYYPFPFLVLSFLVLSFPLITSSRILLKGDSFSVKDDSHFITSPQKTFTCGFYPIESTSNAYYFGIWYTNSREKTVVWNAKQDRPVNLKGSKLTLRKNGALVLTDVDDTIVWQTNTTSFDVEKAEVLETGNLVLKNPKGDVLWQSFDLPTDTLLPDQRFTKNHRLVPPLRKGSLSPGYFSLYFDNDNVLRMIYDGPFVSSIYWPNRDRDVYGNGRTSQNSSRFAYFDGMGRFFSSDMLQFNVSDMGLGILRRLTINTDGNLRMYSLDNSTGLWKMSWQAIAQPCIVHGICGRFSICTYVSKPKCTCPPGYEMVDGSDWSRGCRPMFRSRSLESRHVKFVEVPNVDYWGFDLNATTPLSFESCRELCLGDPRCRAFVYRRTGERSCYTKGILFNGYRSPGFPGSVFLKLPMNLSASESGHLMLEGTDAKCGLSPENALFGSPSMYVLDFKKVKWIYLYLFCSTLGGIEILFFVLGWWALFSKHGIPASIEDGYKMVSSTQFRRFTYTELKKATKNFKVELGRGGSGAVYKGVLADGRAVAVKKLSNEFQEEFWAEMTTIGRINHMHLVRMWGFCSEGRRQLLVYEYVENSSLDRHLSRADILGWKQRFAVALGAAKGLAYLHHECLEWVIHCDVKPENILLDSEFEPKIADFGLAKLSQRGGPGSDFTKIRGTKGYMAPEWALNQPITAKVDVYAFGIVLLEMIKGSRLSSWVVDDSECDHEQDSQLGKFVRMVKRKIQSGEDSWVEKLVDPRLEGKFSKNQAVTLIEIGLSCVEQDRNKRPTMASVVQTLLDCEDETTHIT; this comes from the coding sequence ATGAAAAGTTTGAAACTTTACtatccttttccctttttagttTTATCATTTCTTGTTTTGTCTTTCCCTTTGATAACATCATCAAGAATTTTGCTTAAAGGTGATTCTTTTTCAGTTAAAGATGATTCACATTTCATTACTTCTCCACAAAAAACATTCACTTGTGGTTTTTATCCTATAGAAAGTACTAGTAATGCTTATTATTTTGGAATTTGGTACACAAATTCAAGAGAAAAAACTGTTgtttggaatgctaaacaagaTAGGCCTGTTAATCTCAAAGGGTCAAAGTTAACATTAAGAAAGAATGGAGCTTTAGTTTTAACAGATGTTGATGATACAATTGTTTGGCAAACAAACACAACATCATTTGATGTTGAAAAGGCTGAGGTTCTTGAAACAGGAAACTTAGTATTGAAGAATCCTAAAGGTGATGTTTTGTGGCAGAGTTTTGATTTGCCTACTGATACTTTATTGCCTGATCAAAGATTTACCAAGAATCATAGATTAGTTCCTCCTTTGAGGAAAGGGAGTTTATCACCTGGATACTTTAGTTTGTACTTTGATAATGATAATGTATTGAGAATGATTTATGATGGTCCTTTCGTTTCGAGTATATACTGGCCTAATCGCGATAGGGATGTGTATGGGAATGGTAGAACTAGTCAGAATAGTAGTAGATTTGCTTATTTTGATGGAATGGGTAGATTTTTCTCAAGTGATATGTTGCAATTCAATGTTTCTGATATGGGGCTTGGGATATTGAGAAGATTGACTATAAATACTGATGGGAATTTGAGGATGTATAGTTTGGATAACTCGACAGGGTTATGGAAGATGTCGTGGCAAGCTATTGCACAACCTTGTATTGTGCATGGAATATGTGGAAGATTTTCGATATGTACTTATGTATCGAAGCCTAAATGTACATGTCCTCCTGGATATGAGATGGTTGATGGAAGTGATTGGAGTAGAGGTTGTAGGCCAATGTTTAGATCAAGAAGTTTGGAGTCTAGACATGTCAAGTTTGTGGAAGTTCCTAATGTTGATTATTGGGGTTTTGATCTCAATGCCACTACTCCTTTGTCATTTGAATCTTGTAGGGAATTGTGCTTGGGTGATCCACGTTGTCGTGCATTTGTCTATAGGCGTACTGGGGAGAGATCATGCTATACTAAAGGCATCCTTTTCAATGGATACAGGTCTCCTGGTTTCCCTGGAAGTGTATTCTTGAAACTCCCTATGAATCTAAGTGCATCAGAATCAGGTCATTTGATGCTTGAAGGTACTGATGCAAAATGTGGATTGAGTCCCGAAAACGCTCTTTTTGGTTCTCCTTCTATGTATGTATTGGATTTTAAGAAGGTGAAGTGGATTTATCTTTACCTGTTTTGttccacccttggtggaatagAGATTCTGTTCTTCGTGTTAGGCTGGTGGGCGTTGTTTAGTAAACATGGGATTCCTGCTTCCATTGAGGATGGATATAAAATGGTGTCATCGACTCAGTTCAGGAGGTTTACGTATACTGAACTTAAGAAAGCAACAAAAAACTTCAAGGTTGAGCTAGGAAGAGGAGGTTCAGGAGCTGTTTATAAAGGAGTTTTAGCAGACGGAAGAGCGGTAGCAGTCAAGAAACTTTCAAATGAGTTTCAAGAAGAATTTTGGGCAGAGATGACTACCATAGGAAGAATCAACCATATGCATTTGGTGAGGATGTGGGGATTTTGTTCTGAAGGTAGACGTCAGCTTTTGGTCTATGAATACGTCGAGAACTCATCACTTGACAGGCATCTTTCCAGGGCTGATATTCTTGGATGGAAACAAAGGTTTGCAGTGGCACTAGGGGCAGCCAAAGGTCTGGCATATCTTCATCATGAATGTCTTGAATGGGTGATTCATTGTGATGTTAAGCCTGAAAATATACTTCTCGATAGTGAATTCGAGCCCAAGATTGCAGATTTTGGACTTGCAAAGCTCTCTCAAAGAGGCGGCCCTGGTTCAGATTTCACAAAGATTCGCGGTACTAAAGGCTATATGGCTCCTGAATGGGCTTTGAACCAACCTATAACAGCAAAAGTTGATGTTTATGCCTTTGGGATTGTACTACTAGAAATGATCAAAGGAAGTAGGCTGTCAAGTTGGGTGGTGGATGATAGTGAATGTGATCACGAACAAGATTCACAGCTCGGAAAATTTGTCAGGATGGTGAAGAGGAAGATTCAAAGTGGAGAAGATTCTTGGGTGGAGAAACTTGTTGATCCACGACTAGAAGGCAAATTTAGCAAGAACCAGGCAGTGACACTGATTGAAATAGGCCTTTCTTGTGTAGAGCAGGACAGAAACAAAAGGCCTACGATGGCCTCAGTTGTCCAAACATTGCTGGATTGTGAAGATGAAACAACACATATAACATAG